In Aedes albopictus strain Foshan chromosome 3, AalbF5, whole genome shotgun sequence, the following are encoded in one genomic region:
- the LOC109401282 gene encoding uncharacterized protein LOC109401282: MAMTDCPRICGRRRHRSNSRAVKSVHIVYGLFLLSLAVITCVSGADLQVTNTTNINDGTPSEPYETQTAQCTITSGEVEASAQATISKTLVGVCGTDEMLSAFRTLEAKLLLELMNIRKMIRDRHYNPPPLGPSEYKAIKRVTTQVDTNSGTRLPSAPEPLAAAVPSTSTTSKPEGSATDVFFPQDDYEDDRFSVKPNNNMLKELPDGNRKPVAPLVQIRTDADGGSAKPTASTPVLNFKPIDKPVQTRFLTGGLRDYEVYRFNNTVISSGETKVFKYFWKIERFTERLQSNVSVLSSPVFVISGLNLRIKATLNHGEKDNMYLQVEQLSPLDDELRKRPNVILQEGSLYDSVETKKFLRHKIVLLNQGVPFSDLNSQELWNTNTGFTIPYRALLTNSYLKQDKILVEVVIYL; the protein is encoded by the exons ATGGCCATGACCGATTGCCCCCGTATttgtggtcgtcgtcgtcatcgcagtAACAGTCGAGCAGTGAAATCAGTGCATATCGTCTACGGTTTGTTCCTGTTGTCGCTAGCAGTCATCACCTGCGTTTCCGGTGCAGACCTTCAAG TTACCAACACCACCAATATCAACGATGGAACCCCGAGCGAACCTTATGAAACCCAGACAGCTCAGTGTACCATTACTTCCGGCGAGGTGGAAGCCAGCGCTCAAGCCACCATCAGCAAAACCCTTGTAGGAGTTTGCGGTACGGACGAAATGTTAAGTGCGTTTAGGACACTTGAAGCAAAGTTACTGCTGGAACTCATGAACATCCGTAAGATGATACGGGACCGCCATTACAACCCACCACCGCTGGGACCTTCCGAGTATAAGGCCATCAAAAGAGTCACCACACAGGTGGACACCAACAGCGGAACAAGATTGCCTTCAGCTCCGGAACCTTTAGCAGCAGCGGTGCCGTCTACAAGCACTACCAGCAAACCGGAAGGATCGGCTACGGACGTGTTCTTCCCGCAGGACGATTACGAAGATGACCGTTTCTCGGTTAAACCGAACAATAATATGTTGAAGGAGCTGCCGGACGGAAACCGGAAGCCGGTGGCACCACTAGTGCAGATCCGCACTGATGCGGATGGTGGTTCAGCTAAGCCAACGGCTAGCACACCTGTGCTGAACTTCAAACCAATCGATAAACCCGTCCAGACGAGGTTTTTGAC AGGAGGACTCCGAGACTACGAGGTGTACCGATTCAACAACACTGTCATTTCCAGCGGAGAAACCAAGGTGTTCAAATACTTTTGGAAAATCGAACGCTTCACCGAACGTCTCCAGTCCAATGTGAGCGTCCTAAGCAGTCCAGTATTCGTGATTTCCGGTCTGAATCTGCGCATAAAGGCAACCCTAAACCACGGTGAAAAGGACAACATGTACCTGCAGGTGGAACAACTATCTCCGTTGGACGACGAGCTGAGAAAGAGACCGAACGTTATCCTCCAGGAGGGATCCCTGTACGACTCGGTGGAAACGAAAAAGTTCTTGCGGCATAAGATCGTCCTTCTGAATCAG GGTGTGCCGTTTAGTGATCTTAATTCTCAGGAGCTGTGGAACACCAACACCGGATTCACCATTCCCTACAGGGCATTGCTCACGAATTCCTACCTGAAGCAGGATAAAATACTCGTTGAAGTGGTGATTTACCTATGA